In one Amaranthus tricolor cultivar Red isolate AtriRed21 chromosome 8, ASM2621246v1, whole genome shotgun sequence genomic region, the following are encoded:
- the LOC130821521 gene encoding albumin-2-like — MKKEYIIEEVNPGTYNDTILYGPAKVNQYSSLKGTIFGDKGIDCTFPSKEGVAFIFSDNFCAKWSYGLKIPKNKLLVGPSPIEEVFPYLKGTIFANGLDAAFETSRPYEVYLFKGDKYARIFYEGAGKLFNSSPIRQNWVT, encoded by the coding sequence ATGAAGAAGGAATATATCATTGAAGAAGTGAATCCAGGTACATATAatgacacaatattatatggACCAGCCAAAGTGAATCAATATTCATCTCTTAAGGGCACAATTTTTGGAGATAAAGGAATAGATTGTACTTTCCCTTCTAAAGAAGGAGTTGCATTTATCTTCTCCGATAACTTTTGTGCCAAATGGTCTTACGGTCTAAAAATCCCAAAGAACAAGCTCCTGGTAGGGCCTTCCCCAATTGAAGAGGTATTCCCTTATTTGAAGGGTACTATTTTTGCGAATGGGTTGGATGCTGCATTTGAGACATCACGTCCTTATGAAGTTTACCTATTTAAGGGAGATAAGTATGCTCGTATCTTCTATGAGGGTGCTGGAAAACTGTTTAACAGTAGCCCCATACGCCAAAACTGGGTGACTTAA
- the LOC130821520 gene encoding uncharacterized protein LOC130821520 yields the protein MSLNSKGKLAYGFINEIAKKYDVHRRTIGRIWRQIRDQKNNQVPINVNNKKKGSKGRPSIPFDENKLKSIEKVKKTTLRALSRAIGVSQTTIYRWKTKKYFRKHTNAIKPLLTDKNKLNRLIFCLSSCILDEQTSNFTFNDMSNVVHMDEKLFYITRTQQTFYLTQDEIEPHREIQSKRFVPKIMFMCAVARPIFSSEGEMIFDGKIGIFPFTHEVAAQRTIRSKWPPHLSKTIFIQQDNAKPHILDDDEVFREVATLDGFSFHLVQQPPNSPDMNEFDLGFFRSIQSLQHQKSAYNYAQLVNVVTIAFDNLKPNALKNVWITLQACKIEVIKKLGGMDYDIPHMSKSKLERERRLPHCLGVQQETIYEVVRCLDTKVDETTSEVILFYLGIKDEAVFHQHHLTTATTEAAADISTTNEAIAPTKETTVPTPIPCTLTEAATDIPATNEATTPTKETSTLTEAAPA from the exons ATGTCATTAAACAGTAAAGGGAAGCTAGCATACGGGTTCATCAATGAAATTGCCAAGAAGTACGATGTGCATAGGAGGACAATCGGAAGGATATGGAGACAGATTCGAgatcaaaaaaataatcaagttccaattaatGTCAACAACAAGAAGAAAGGCAGCAAAGGAAGGCCATCCATCCCCTTTgatgaaaacaaattaaaatcaattgaaaaagtGAAGAAGACAACTTTAAGAGCACTGTCAAGGGCCATAGGAGTTAGCCAAACCACAATCTACAGATGGAAAACAAAAAAGTACTTTCGAAAGCACACCAACGCCATCAAACCGTTACTTACAgacaaaaataaactcaacAGGTTGATTTTTTGTCTTAGTAGTTGCATTTTAGATGAGCAAACAAGCAACTTCACATTTAATGATATGTCAAATGTAGTGCACATGGATGAAAAGTTGTTTTATATTACAAGGACACAACAAACATTTTATCTAACTCAAGATGAAATAGAGCCACATAGAGAAATCCAATCTAAAAGATTTGTCCCCaagatcatgtttatgtgtgccGTTGCAAGACCAATCTTTTCTAGTGAAGGTGAGAtgatttttgatggaaagataggcaTATTTCCTTTTACACATGAAGTGGCAgcacaaagga CAATTAGAAGTAAATGGCCACCACATTTAAGCAAAACAATTTTCATTCAACAGGACAATGCTAAACCACACATtttagatgatgatgaagtGTTTAGAGAGGTGGCCACACTTGATGGATTTAGCTTCCacttagtgcaacaacctcctaACTCACCAGATATGAATGAGTTTGACTTAGGGTTCTTTAGGTCAATACAATCGTTACAACATCAAAAATCAGCATACAACTATGCACAATTAGTAAACGTAGTGACTATAGCATTTGACAATCTGAAACCAAATGCACTGAAAAATGTATGGATCACACTACAAGCATGTAAAATTGAGGTTATTAAGAAACTAGGTGGTATGGATTATGACATTCCACACATGAGCAAATCAAAACTTGAAAGGGAAAGGAGACTCCCACATTGTTTGGGGGTACAACAGGAAACCATTTACGAGGTAGTAAGATGTCTGGACACAAAGGTGGATGAAACTACATCTgaggttattttattttacttggggATCAAAGACGAAGCCGTTTTCCATCAACATCATTTAACAACGGCAACCACAGAAGCAGCAGCAGATATTTCAACAACAAATGAAGCAATAgcaccaacaaaagaaacaacagTACCAACACCAATTCCATGTACATTAACAGAAGCAGCAACAGATATTCCAGCAACAAATGAAgcaacaacaccaacaaaagaaacaagTACATTAACAGAAGCAGCACCAGCATGA